A single Halobellus ruber DNA region contains:
- a CDS encoding DUF7128 family protein: MVSTVQRDGQTWYECEECGLLLDDRSDAEAHEENCDAEEPSYLQ; encoded by the coding sequence ATGGTGTCGACCGTGCAGCGGGACGGCCAGACGTGGTACGAGTGCGAGGAGTGTGGCCTGCTGCTCGACGACAGGTCGGACGCGGAGGCTCACGAGGAGAACTGCGACGCCGAGGAGCCGTCGTACCTGCAGTGA
- a CDS encoding DEAD/DEAH box helicase produces the protein MTDRPVNRGMDAFASLGDAVRAALSERGFATPTEPQRRAIPPLAAGRNALVIAPTGTGKTETAMLPVFDAIVRADPEEREGLSALYITPLRALNRDMRERLEWWGSTLDVEIDVRHGDTTQYQRSKQADDPPDVLVTTPETLQAMLTGKKLRSALSDVRHVVVDEVHELASAKRGAQLTIGLERLRALAGPFQRIGLSATVGSPEEVGRFLTGDRDFEIIAVDVGSEVEFEVVHPELTPEDERLAGELATDATIASHVRLVRDIVCDHESTLVFVNTRQTAEALGSRFKALDEPIEVHHGSLSKDVRIDVEERFKAGDLDALVCTSSMELGIDVGRVDHVVQYGSPREVSRLLQRVGRAGHRRDEVSRGTLVTSSPDDTLEALAIARRAASGEVEPARIHHASLDTVANQIVGIVMDEGEVSARRAYGIVTAAYPFADLDEETFRQVVRELSKNRLLWLDEDRDRLEKSGGTWQYFYANLSMIPDEETYEVHDISSRGPVGTLDERFVVNFAEPGAAFVQRGEMWRINDINDDEARVNVTPIEDPSGEVPSWTGSEIPVPAHVAREVGEIRAVAADQFETGADREAVARDLLARYPTDTHTLATALTPIERQVEAGRPIPTADRFVVEGRGREVVLNSTHGHRINETFGRLLAALVGQRTGSSVGMEVSPYRIELEVPSRASARDVVEVLETTQPEHVEPTLELALRNSETLKFTLAQVAAKFGALKRYQGRERFGADRLLAALADTPVYDEAVREVFHVDLAVDAAASLLADLHDGSASLETARERTPIGTGGRSSGRELVVPENADASVIETVKERIHDDRVRLLCLHCTDWEHTTKVRRVRDQPECPECGATRIACLNPWDEETVAAVGATDRDDEAERLVKRAYRAASLVQSHGKQAVIALAARGVGPQTAARIIGKLREDERDFYRDILKQERQYARTQSFWD, from the coding sequence ATGACAGACCGGCCCGTGAACCGGGGAATGGACGCGTTTGCGAGCCTCGGCGACGCGGTCCGTGCGGCGCTCTCCGAGCGCGGGTTCGCGACCCCGACCGAGCCCCAGCGCCGGGCGATACCCCCGCTTGCGGCGGGCCGGAACGCCCTGGTGATCGCGCCCACCGGGACCGGAAAGACCGAGACCGCGATGTTGCCGGTGTTCGACGCGATCGTCCGCGCCGATCCCGAAGAGCGGGAGGGGCTGTCGGCGCTGTACATCACCCCGCTGCGCGCGCTGAACCGGGATATGCGCGAGCGGCTGGAGTGGTGGGGGAGCACCCTCGACGTCGAGATCGACGTGCGACACGGCGATACCACCCAGTACCAGCGGTCGAAGCAGGCCGACGACCCCCCGGACGTGCTGGTGACGACGCCCGAGACGCTCCAGGCGATGCTGACCGGGAAGAAACTCCGGTCGGCGCTGTCGGACGTCCGCCACGTCGTCGTCGACGAGGTTCACGAACTCGCCTCCGCGAAGCGCGGCGCGCAGTTGACGATCGGGTTGGAGCGGCTCCGGGCGCTCGCCGGACCGTTCCAGCGGATCGGCCTCTCGGCGACGGTGGGGTCGCCCGAGGAGGTGGGGCGGTTCCTCACCGGCGACCGCGACTTCGAGATAATCGCGGTCGACGTCGGCAGCGAGGTCGAGTTCGAGGTCGTCCACCCCGAACTCACGCCCGAGGACGAGCGGCTGGCGGGCGAACTCGCGACCGACGCCACCATCGCGAGCCACGTCCGACTCGTCCGCGACATCGTGTGCGACCACGAGTCGACGCTGGTGTTCGTCAACACCCGTCAGACCGCCGAGGCGCTGGGGTCGCGGTTCAAGGCGCTCGACGAGCCGATCGAGGTCCACCACGGGTCCCTGTCGAAGGACGTCCGGATCGATGTCGAAGAGCGGTTCAAGGCCGGCGACCTCGACGCCCTGGTCTGTACCTCCTCGATGGAACTCGGGATCGATGTGGGCCGGGTCGACCACGTCGTCCAGTACGGGAGTCCCAGGGAGGTCTCGCGGCTGCTCCAGCGGGTCGGCCGCGCGGGCCACCGCCGGGACGAGGTCTCCCGCGGCACGCTCGTGACGTCCTCACCTGACGACACCCTGGAGGCGCTCGCGATCGCGCGCCGCGCCGCGTCGGGGGAGGTCGAGCCGGCGCGGATCCACCACGCCAGCCTCGATACGGTCGCAAACCAGATCGTCGGGATCGTGATGGACGAAGGCGAGGTGTCGGCGCGGCGGGCCTACGGGATCGTGACCGCGGCGTACCCGTTTGCTGACCTCGACGAGGAGACGTTCCGGCAGGTCGTCCGGGAGCTCTCGAAGAACCGGCTGCTGTGGCTCGACGAGGATCGGGACCGGTTGGAGAAATCGGGCGGGACCTGGCAGTACTTCTACGCCAACCTCTCGATGATCCCCGACGAGGAGACCTACGAGGTCCACGACATCTCCTCGCGGGGGCCGGTTGGCACGCTCGACGAGCGGTTCGTGGTCAACTTCGCCGAACCGGGCGCGGCGTTCGTCCAGCGCGGCGAGATGTGGCGGATCAACGACATCAACGACGACGAGGCGCGGGTGAACGTCACCCCGATCGAGGATCCGAGCGGCGAGGTCCCGTCGTGGACCGGCTCCGAGATCCCGGTCCCCGCCCACGTCGCCCGCGAGGTCGGCGAGATCCGCGCGGTGGCGGCCGACCAGTTCGAGACCGGTGCCGACCGCGAGGCCGTCGCTCGCGACCTCCTGGCGCGGTACCCCACTGACACCCACACCCTGGCTACGGCCCTGACGCCGATCGAACGCCAGGTCGAGGCGGGCCGTCCCATCCCGACGGCCGACCGGTTCGTCGTCGAGGGCCGGGGGCGGGAGGTCGTGCTCAACAGCACCCACGGCCACCGGATCAACGAGACGTTCGGCCGACTGTTGGCCGCCTTGGTCGGGCAACGAACCGGCTCGTCGGTCGGGATGGAGGTTTCGCCGTACCGGATCGAACTCGAAGTCCCCTCCCGGGCGTCCGCCCGCGACGTGGTCGAGGTGCTGGAGACGACCCAGCCCGAACACGTCGAACCCACGCTCGAACTCGCGCTCCGGAACTCCGAGACCCTGAAGTTCACCCTCGCGCAGGTCGCCGCGAAGTTCGGCGCGCTCAAGCGGTACCAGGGGCGGGAACGGTTCGGCGCCGACCGGCTGCTCGCCGCCTTAGCGGACACCCCCGTCTACGACGAGGCCGTCCGGGAGGTGTTCCACGTCGACCTCGCGGTCGACGCCGCCGCGTCGCTGCTTGCCGACCTCCACGACGGATCAGCCTCCTTGGAGACCGCCCGCGAGCGGACCCCGATCGGCACGGGCGGGCGCTCCAGCGGCCGGGAGCTGGTCGTCCCCGAGAACGCCGACGCGAGCGTGATCGAGACGGTGAAAGAGCGCATCCACGACGACCGGGTGCGGCTGCTGTGTCTCCACTGCACCGACTGGGAGCACACGACGAAGGTGCGCCGCGTCCGCGACCAGCCGGAGTGTCCGGAGTGCGGCGCGACCCGGATCGCCTGCCTCAACCCGTGGGACGAGGAGACCGTCGCCGCGGTGGGGGCGACCGACCGCGACGACGAGGCCGAGCGGCTGGTGAAGCGGGCCTACCGCGCCGCGAGCCTGGTTCAGAGCCACGGCAAGCAGGCCGTGATCGCCTTAGCGGCCCGCGGGGTCGGCCCCCAGACCGCCGCGCGGATCATCGGGAAGCTGCGGGAGGACGAACGGGACTTCTACCGCGACATCCTCAAGCAGGAGCGGCAGTACGCGCGGACGCAGTCGTTCTGGGACTGA
- a CDS encoding alpha/beta fold hydrolase, giving the protein METEPDASAPTPDVPSVERDFRDVNGVSLHVVSAGDPDDPLVVLLHGFPEFWYEWHDYVEPFVEAGYRVLIPDQRGYNRSQKPTGSSSYRITQLSGDIVDLIGTEGREAAHVIGHDWGAAVAWDLALRHPAVVDRLGIINVPHPTVFERTLRSNPTQMRKSWYMFFFQLPRLPEWFVGRDEYEFMTKTMREGARPGTFSETDFERYRGAWSQAGALTAMLSWYRSLFRHREDPQRERVTAPTCIVWGENDQALVPEMAPESADYCEEASLERFHDATHWVPHEYPDRVADILLDHVGS; this is encoded by the coding sequence ATGGAAACGGAACCTGATGCCAGCGCCCCGACCCCGGACGTTCCGTCGGTCGAACGTGACTTCCGCGACGTGAACGGGGTTTCCCTCCACGTCGTCAGCGCCGGTGATCCGGACGACCCGCTGGTCGTCTTGCTCCACGGGTTCCCGGAGTTCTGGTACGAGTGGCACGACTACGTCGAGCCCTTCGTTGAGGCCGGATATCGGGTCCTCATCCCCGATCAGCGCGGCTACAACCGCAGCCAGAAGCCGACCGGCAGCTCGTCGTATCGGATCACCCAGCTCTCGGGAGATATCGTCGATCTGATCGGGACCGAAGGTCGGGAGGCTGCCCACGTCATCGGTCACGACTGGGGGGCCGCCGTCGCGTGGGATCTGGCCCTCCGCCATCCCGCCGTGGTCGACCGGCTCGGAATCATCAACGTCCCCCACCCGACGGTGTTCGAACGAACACTCCGATCGAACCCGACGCAGATGCGAAAGAGTTGGTATATGTTCTTTTTCCAGCTTCCTCGTCTCCCGGAGTGGTTCGTCGGACGGGACGAGTACGAATTTATGACGAAAACGATGCGGGAGGGTGCTCGGCCGGGGACGTTCAGCGAGACGGACTTCGAGCGGTATCGCGGGGCGTGGTCGCAGGCGGGGGCGCTGACTGCGATGCTCAGCTGGTACCGGTCGCTCTTCCGACACCGCGAGGATCCCCAGCGTGAGCGTGTCACTGCCCCCACGTGCATCGTCTGGGGAGAGAACGATCAGGCGCTCGTTCCCGAGATGGCGCCGGAGAGCGCCGACTACTGCGAGGAAGCCAGCCTCGAACGGTTCCACGATGCCACGCACTGGGTCCCACACGAGTACCCCGACCGGGTAGCCGACATCCTGCTCGATCACGTCGGATCGTAA
- a CDS encoding methytransferase partner Trm112 translates to MKESLMDVLCDPLDKSDLELEVDERDGDEIIEGRLIGSVTGEVYPIEDGIPNLLPPDMRDDE, encoded by the coding sequence ATGAAAGAGTCACTGATGGACGTCCTCTGTGACCCCCTCGACAAGAGCGACCTCGAACTCGAAGTCGACGAACGCGACGGCGACGAGATAATCGAGGGGCGGCTGATCGGCAGCGTCACCGGGGAGGTCTACCCGATCGAGGACGGGATCCCGAACCTCCTGCCGCCGGACATGCGCGACGACGAGTAG
- a CDS encoding metallophosphoesterase, giving the protein MADATGIGDADPLVEPLPGDPAAVVRIGDGETALVVADYHAGIEAGLRYERGVELESDADLRRIRLLGLLDRTDPDRLVVLGDLGHRVGGADGTEAEELDDLLAAVLDRVPVTLVPGNHDTGVGDRFAAESRFAVADRTDTRLGRVGFAHGHTWPSRDALGGEVLCIGHEHPAVRLEDSVGGGRKERAWLRGPLRSGPFAEHFGIDASDLAWTDPELVVFPAFNDRSGGTWVNVEGQGFLSPFLPDALVDSRTDAYLLDGTRLGPYRSV; this is encoded by the coding sequence ATGGCGGACGCGACGGGGATCGGGGACGCCGACCCGCTGGTCGAACCGCTCCCGGGCGACCCCGCCGCCGTGGTCCGGATCGGCGACGGGGAGACGGCGCTCGTGGTCGCCGACTACCACGCCGGGATCGAGGCCGGACTCCGGTACGAGCGGGGCGTCGAACTCGAGAGCGACGCCGACCTCCGTCGGATCCGCCTGCTCGGCCTGCTCGACCGGACCGACCCCGACCGGCTGGTGGTGCTCGGCGACCTGGGGCACCGCGTCGGCGGTGCCGACGGCACGGAGGCCGAGGAACTCGACGACCTCCTGGCCGCCGTGCTCGACCGCGTCCCGGTGACGCTGGTCCCGGGCAACCACGATACCGGCGTCGGCGACCGCTTTGCGGCCGAGAGCCGGTTCGCCGTCGCGGACCGCACGGACACGAGACTTGGCCGGGTGGGGTTCGCCCACGGCCACACGTGGCCGTCCCGCGACGCCCTGGGCGGCGAGGTGCTCTGTATCGGCCACGAACACCCCGCCGTCAGGCTCGAAGACAGCGTCGGCGGCGGGCGGAAGGAGCGGGCGTGGCTCCGGGGGCCGCTCCGTTCCGGGCCGTTCGCCGAGCACTTCGGGATCGACGCTTCGGACCTGGCGTGGACCGACCCCGAACTCGTGGTCTTCCCGGCGTTCAACGACCGATCGGGCGGGACGTGGGTGAACGTCGAGGGGCAGGGCTTCCTCTCGCCGTTTCTCCCCGACGCGCTCGTCGACAGCCGGACGGACGCGTACCTGCTCGACGGGACGCGGCTCGGCCCGTACCGGTCGGTGTAG
- a CDS encoding adenylosuccinate synthase has protein sequence MTVTIVGSQLGDEGKGALVDLWGGGADVVARYQGGDNAGHTVVEGGDEYKLSLVPSGAVRGTVGVLGNGCVVNPRTLFEEIDGLRDRGIDPDVRVARRAHVIMPYHRVLDGIEEEAKSDSDLDAGTTGRGIGPTYEDKAGRRGIRVGDLLDPGVLRERLEYVVPQKRTLAEDVFGVDVGEAFDVDALYEEYRAIGERLEAESMTVNAGKFLGGYLDDGEEVLFEGAQGTSIDIDHGIYPYVTSSNPTAGGAATGTGVGPTAVGRGEVVGIVKAYLSRVGTGPLPTELDGDDERLADEIREKGGEFGTVTGRPRRIGWLDVPMLRHAARANGFTGIAVNHVDVLAGLEEVKVGHSYDLDGEKLFTMPATTERWGRCEPNLRSFEPWPAVDWSAVAEDGYDAIPENARTYLEYVSEETGAPIYAVGVGPDRTETVELVDPFGAGE, from the coding sequence ATGACTGTGACGATCGTCGGCTCCCAGCTGGGCGACGAGGGCAAGGGCGCCTTGGTCGACCTGTGGGGAGGCGGCGCCGACGTCGTCGCCCGGTACCAGGGCGGGGACAACGCGGGCCACACCGTCGTCGAGGGCGGCGACGAGTACAAGCTGTCCCTGGTCCCGAGCGGGGCCGTCCGCGGGACGGTCGGCGTCCTCGGCAACGGCTGTGTGGTGAACCCGCGGACGCTCTTCGAGGAGATCGACGGCCTCCGCGACCGCGGCATCGACCCGGACGTCCGCGTGGCCCGGCGCGCCCACGTGATCATGCCGTACCACCGGGTGCTCGACGGGATCGAGGAGGAGGCCAAGTCCGACTCCGACCTCGACGCGGGCACGACCGGCCGCGGCATCGGCCCGACCTACGAGGACAAGGCCGGCCGGCGTGGGATCCGGGTCGGCGACCTGCTGGACCCCGGGGTGCTCAGGGAGCGCCTGGAGTACGTGGTCCCGCAGAAGCGCACGCTCGCCGAGGACGTCTTCGGCGTCGACGTCGGCGAAGCGTTCGATGTCGACGCGCTCTACGAGGAGTACCGCGCGATCGGCGAGCGACTCGAAGCGGAGTCGATGACGGTCAACGCCGGGAAGTTCCTCGGTGGGTACCTCGACGACGGCGAGGAGGTCCTGTTCGAGGGCGCACAGGGGACGTCGATCGACATCGATCACGGCATCTACCCGTACGTGACCTCCTCGAACCCGACCGCCGGCGGCGCCGCGACCGGCACGGGCGTCGGCCCGACCGCGGTCGGCCGCGGGGAGGTCGTCGGGATCGTGAAGGCGTACCTCTCCCGGGTCGGCACCGGGCCGCTGCCGACCGAACTCGACGGCGACGACGAGCGGTTGGCCGACGAGATCCGCGAGAAGGGCGGGGAGTTCGGGACCGTCACCGGCCGCCCGCGGCGCATCGGGTGGCTCGACGTCCCGATGCTCCGCCACGCCGCCCGCGCAAACGGGTTCACCGGCATCGCGGTCAACCACGTCGACGTCCTCGCCGGCCTAGAGGAGGTGAAGGTGGGTCACTCCTACGACCTCGACGGCGAGAAACTGTTCACGATGCCCGCGACCACCGAGCGGTGGGGTCGATGCGAGCCGAACCTCCGATCGTTCGAGCCGTGGCCGGCGGTCGACTGGTCTGCGGTCGCCGAGGACGGCTACGACGCCATCCCCGAGAACGCGCGGACGTACCTGGAGTACGTCTCCGAGGAGACCGGCGCGCCGATCTACGCCGTGGGCGTCGGTCCCGACCGCACGGAGACCGTCGAACTCGTCGACCCGTTCGGGGCCGGCGAGTAA
- a CDS encoding DUF7524 family protein, with protein sequence MSESLPVELNAGSVHAIDAPDAVTVRGPFHLELSNAGGAVHVHVHLADDLSEAARLKEGNHYVEGGGTVRVPIGTVADGDEVTGHLEVVTGYGAERERIEVTIAPDDGGRDDAGKTGGHDGSQRAGGTAGEDDSTARTVSTSARGTKRGHPMERSTTGMGVRGLANRSLPDVSVPAGGDARERLTFVGLAAVAAAVGVAVILTVGDPVLSFVVAVVVVAAVAAAGWLLLW encoded by the coding sequence GTGTCGGAGTCGCTCCCGGTCGAACTGAACGCCGGTTCCGTCCACGCCATCGACGCCCCCGACGCGGTCACCGTTCGGGGGCCCTTCCACCTCGAACTCTCGAACGCGGGCGGGGCCGTGCACGTTCACGTCCACCTGGCCGACGACCTCTCGGAGGCGGCCCGGTTGAAGGAGGGGAACCACTACGTCGAGGGAGGCGGGACCGTCCGGGTGCCGATCGGGACGGTGGCTGACGGCGACGAGGTCACCGGCCACCTCGAAGTCGTCACGGGGTACGGGGCCGAACGCGAGCGCATCGAGGTCACTATTGCCCCGGATGACGGCGGGCGCGACGATGCAGGAAAGACAGGCGGTCACGACGGATCGCAACGGGCCGGCGGGACGGCGGGGGAGGACGACTCGACGGCGCGGACCGTCAGTACGTCGGCTCGGGGGACGAAGCGCGGGCATCCGATGGAACGATCCACCACCGGGATGGGCGTCCGCGGGCTGGCGAACAGGTCGCTTCCGGACGTTTCCGTGCCGGCCGGCGGGGACGCCCGTGAGAGGCTGACGTTCGTCGGACTCGCGGCGGTCGCGGCGGCGGTCGGCGTCGCGGTGATACTGACTGTCGGCGATCCCGTGCTGTCGTTCGTCGTTGCGGTCGTCGTCGTTGCGGCCGTCGCGGCTGCGGGGTGGCTGCTGTTGTGGTAG
- a CDS encoding AAA family ATPase, with protein sequence MNADDGLELTVRGAEKRDAGRGIARLPEPVRKRLGVLSGDTVVVAGEGETVAKVWPAAGDVPDGTILVDADTRTNAGAKIGGTVRVRKVDVDDARSVTLSMPEDVAFEDDARAVELIKRAIRDRPIQPGGQIHFESLSAEPFVVAETDPEGMVRVTDSTRLKLAREGRVSRVVSSVAGRSEGGGDGGPTPGNDAAPSPTVTYEDIGGLDEELDLVREMIELPLSEPEVFAHLGIDPPKGVLLYGPPGTGKTLIARAVANEVDATFVDVSGPEIMSKYKGESEEKLREKFAEARENAPAIVFFDEIDSIAGKRDDDGDVENRVVGQLLSLMDGLDARGDVVVIGATNRVDTLDPALRRGGRFDREIEIGVPNERGRREILEVHTRRMPLADDVDVDRLASRTHGFVGADLESLMTEAAMVALRRGRRGDADAPITGLEVTRADVEAAMASVDPSAMREYVAESPTTTFADVGGLAEAKRTLERAVTWPLTYGPLFDAARTDPPTGVLLHGPPGTGKTLLARAIAGESGVNFVQVAGPELLDRYVGESEKAVREVFERARQAAPAIVFFDEIDAVATNRDGAGGDSGVGQRVVSQLLTELDRVSDHPNLVVLAATNRKAALDPALLRPGRLESHVHVPEPDEAARREIIDVHLDDRPLGDDVDRDDLAARTEGYSGADIAAVVRDASMRAIEDVVGAYKGEAANDHADEVAVTRDHFEAALARVSSSDA encoded by the coding sequence ATGAACGCGGACGACGGCCTCGAACTCACCGTTCGTGGGGCCGAAAAGCGGGACGCCGGCCGGGGGATCGCCCGGCTGCCGGAGCCGGTCAGAAAGCGGCTGGGCGTCCTCAGTGGCGATACCGTGGTGGTTGCGGGCGAGGGCGAGACCGTCGCGAAGGTGTGGCCCGCCGCCGGCGACGTTCCCGACGGCACGATCCTGGTCGACGCCGACACCCGGACGAACGCCGGCGCGAAGATCGGCGGCACGGTTCGGGTCCGGAAGGTCGATGTCGACGACGCCCGGTCGGTCACGCTGTCGATGCCCGAGGACGTCGCCTTCGAGGACGACGCACGCGCGGTCGAACTGATCAAACGTGCGATCCGGGACCGGCCGATCCAGCCCGGCGGCCAGATCCACTTCGAGTCGCTGAGCGCCGAGCCGTTCGTGGTTGCCGAAACCGACCCCGAGGGGATGGTCCGCGTCACCGACTCGACGCGGCTGAAACTCGCACGGGAGGGCCGCGTGAGCCGCGTGGTTTCCTCGGTCGCGGGGCGGAGCGAGGGCGGCGGGGACGGCGGCCCGACCCCGGGCAACGACGCCGCCCCCTCGCCGACGGTCACCTACGAGGACATCGGCGGGCTCGACGAGGAACTCGACCTCGTGCGGGAGATGATCGAACTTCCCCTTTCGGAGCCGGAGGTGTTCGCCCACCTCGGGATCGACCCGCCGAAGGGGGTGCTGCTCTACGGCCCGCCCGGGACCGGCAAGACCCTGATCGCGCGGGCGGTCGCAAACGAGGTCGACGCGACGTTCGTCGACGTCTCCGGCCCGGAGATCATGTCGAAGTACAAGGGCGAAAGCGAGGAGAAGCTCCGCGAGAAGTTCGCCGAGGCCCGCGAGAACGCGCCCGCGATCGTCTTCTTCGACGAGATCGACTCCATCGCGGGCAAGCGCGACGACGACGGCGACGTGGAGAACCGCGTGGTCGGCCAACTGCTCTCGCTGATGGACGGCCTCGACGCCCGTGGGGACGTGGTGGTGATCGGCGCGACGAACCGCGTCGACACCCTCGATCCGGCCCTCCGCCGCGGCGGCCGGTTCGACCGCGAGATCGAGATCGGCGTCCCCAACGAGCGCGGCCGCCGGGAGATCCTCGAAGTCCACACCCGGCGGATGCCGCTCGCCGACGACGTCGACGTCGACCGGCTGGCGTCCCGCACCCACGGCTTCGTCGGGGCTGACCTCGAGTCGCTCATGACGGAGGCGGCGATGGTCGCGCTCCGGCGCGGCCGCCGCGGCGACGCCGACGCCCCGATCACGGGCCTGGAGGTGACCCGGGCGGACGTCGAAGCCGCGATGGCGTCGGTCGATCCCTCGGCGATGCGGGAGTACGTCGCGGAGTCGCCGACGACCACGTTCGCGGACGTCGGCGGGCTGGCCGAGGCCAAGCGGACGCTCGAACGCGCGGTGACGTGGCCGCTCACCTACGGCCCGCTGTTCGACGCCGCGCGGACGGACCCGCCGACCGGCGTGTTGCTTCACGGCCCGCCGGGGACCGGCAAGACCCTGCTGGCGCGGGCGATCGCGGGCGAAAGCGGCGTCAACTTCGTGCAGGTCGCCGGCCCCGAACTCCTGGATCGGTACGTCGGCGAGTCCGAGAAGGCCGTCAGGGAGGTGTTCGAGCGCGCCAGACAGGCCGCGCCCGCGATCGTCTTCTTCGACGAGATCGACGCGGTCGCGACCAACCGCGACGGCGCCGGCGGTGACTCCGGCGTCGGCCAGCGCGTCGTCTCCCAACTCCTGACCGAACTCGATCGCGTGTCCGATCACCCCAACCTGGTGGTGCTCGCGGCGACGAACCGGAAGGCCGCCCTCGACCCCGCGCTGCTGCGCCCCGGGCGGCTGGAGTCCCACGTCCACGTCCCGGAGCCGGACGAGGCCGCCCGCCGGGAGATCATCGACGTCCACCTCGATGACCGGCCGCTCGGCGACGACGTCGACCGCGACGACCTCGCCGCTCGGACCGAGGGATACTCCGGCGCCGACATCGCGGCGGTCGTCCGGGACGCGTCGATGCGGGCGATCGAGGACGTCGTCGGCGCCTACAAGGGCGAGGCAGCCAACGACCACGCCGACGAGGTGGCGGTGACGCGGGACCATTTCGAGGCGGCGTTGGCGCGGGTTAGTTCATCCGATGCGTGA